The following are encoded together in the Legionella adelaidensis genome:
- a CDS encoding ABC transporter substrate-binding protein, with protein MRKKKVEKHTMLSYRPVLVNLLIGIILIAIWTLFIAPEFKKISANFNYSAQILSLDNFYDEHTGKFEGEHISRTQFSYVVEGQTPSYLIIKNTFRVSKLSNTPIFHVNRTYYIDPYSGQHVAINGDKERNGYLFAPRYAPKDNFFYWHINYDAPAPMQYMGKEKIEDLMVYKYQAKYQADQTKELTHLQGVPEKKGVKTDIDLQIWIEPVSGWLIKYFDNTHAYFYDIKTGAKLNPWNTFSNRYTQNSIHDKVIEAKKLKWNILFIDFGVPLLIIVVCLSFSFRKDLMRMFSIRQIWQSNWAMRAALITPAVLFFIASSSFIIEAKKEPKFRIGISYWNNNPELLSALQGFKDGLAENGYYEGINLEFLTDNPESNVEKQISIIQSFLQNNVNLIFTLTTPGTLIAKGITTKIPIVFTDVSYPTATGIIPLHAQIKSNLVGALNYISPADQFYHFELLFPQTSNLGFVYQKGEPDSEIQLQEFKAILAQRNIHLIPIPAIDVTAMKKQIIEKIHKQEINALYFACDTLIRDKGHKVAANLSREYKIPSFSCDKESVSEGILIGYFADLYTTGKLAGYKAALLLQGAETDWVKTETTENGILMINIPTAKLLGITIPYDELDNNLTLIEH; from the coding sequence ATGCGCAAAAAGAAAGTTGAAAAACATACGATGCTTTCATATCGGCCTGTTCTGGTTAATTTGTTAATAGGGATTATATTAATTGCCATTTGGACTTTATTTATTGCACCTGAATTTAAAAAAATTTCAGCAAATTTTAATTATTCCGCCCAAATTCTTTCTCTCGATAATTTTTATGATGAGCACACGGGAAAATTCGAAGGAGAGCACATTTCCCGTACACAATTTTCCTATGTAGTAGAAGGTCAAACCCCTTCTTATCTGATTATAAAAAACACCTTTCGCGTGAGCAAATTAAGTAACACCCCTATTTTTCATGTTAATCGCACTTACTATATAGACCCCTATAGTGGCCAACATGTAGCTATTAATGGAGACAAAGAGCGCAATGGTTACCTCTTTGCACCCAGATACGCGCCGAAAGATAATTTTTTTTATTGGCACATAAATTATGATGCACCTGCTCCTATGCAATATATGGGAAAAGAAAAAATTGAAGACCTTATGGTGTATAAATATCAGGCAAAATATCAAGCAGACCAAACGAAAGAACTAACTCATTTACAAGGAGTGCCTGAAAAAAAAGGAGTTAAAACGGATATCGATTTACAAATCTGGATAGAACCCGTTTCAGGTTGGTTAATAAAGTATTTTGATAACACGCATGCGTATTTTTACGATATAAAAACAGGTGCAAAACTAAACCCTTGGAATACCTTTTCCAATAGGTATACGCAAAATAGTATTCACGACAAGGTAATCGAGGCAAAAAAACTAAAATGGAACATCCTCTTTATTGATTTTGGAGTGCCACTTCTCATTATTGTTGTCTGTTTGAGTTTTAGTTTCCGTAAAGATTTAATGCGTATGTTTTCTATTCGGCAAATATGGCAGTCGAATTGGGCAATGCGTGCAGCCTTAATTACCCCTGCTGTTTTATTTTTTATTGCTTCCTCTTCCTTTATTATTGAGGCTAAGAAAGAACCCAAATTTCGCATAGGAATTTCCTACTGGAATAATAACCCTGAGTTGTTGTCTGCATTGCAAGGTTTTAAAGATGGTCTTGCTGAAAATGGTTATTATGAAGGCATCAATCTGGAGTTTCTTACTGACAATCCAGAATCAAACGTTGAAAAACAAATTAGTATTATCCAATCTTTTCTACAAAATAACGTAAATCTCATTTTTACTTTAACCACTCCCGGGACCTTAATCGCAAAAGGCATTACCACAAAAATCCCAATTGTTTTTACCGATGTTAGTTACCCCACAGCAACAGGAATTATCCCGCTTCATGCTCAAATTAAATCTAATTTGGTAGGCGCCTTAAATTACATTTCCCCGGCAGATCAATTTTACCATTTTGAATTGCTCTTCCCGCAAACAAGCAACCTGGGCTTTGTGTATCAAAAAGGAGAGCCAGACTCTGAAATACAACTACAAGAATTTAAAGCGATTTTAGCGCAAAGAAACATACACCTTATCCCTATACCCGCTATTGATGTTACCGCCATGAAAAAACAAATCATTGAAAAAATTCACAAACAAGAAATTAATGCTCTCTATTTTGCTTGTGATACTTTAATCAGAGACAAAGGACATAAGGTGGCTGCTAACCTCAGCAGAGAATATAAAATCCCTAGTTTTAGTTGTGACAAGGAGAGTGTTTCTGAAGGGATTCTTATTGGGTATTTTGCCGATCTCTATACCACGGGAAAATTGGCAGGGTATAAAGCAGCTTTATTACTGCAAGGTGCGGAAACCGATTGGGTAAAAACAGAGACTACTGAAAATGGCATTTTAATGATTAACATCCCAACCGCTAAGTTATTAGGTATAACAATTCCTTATGATGAGCTGGATAATAATCTAACTCTAATCGAGCATTAA
- a CDS encoding ATP-binding protein: protein MALKSKLLFYFFCISILFIIVGSIFYLQLSNLIEPLTPRSIPLSVEKLATIKENSELKNKLIIQQLQLDFNLEKFLTTKKNIYLQRYYKNYYTFTHLLNAAHKVNPSQWANLETHFLNMQNTQAIIIENIKEGKSDTARELIEGSEYTLATKEYQNKLNMYFDTASTQYETAVITVKLATKNSHQILQKSLRTTLIIFLNAVLISIVLIIGSAQTLVQPINELRSNIENMDVEKLNLKINPVLLTQEDEIGDLARAFDKLFHNLREVTVLRDELIAEVKRHKKTEKQLRITASRLKESNIELDQFSYAASHDLRTPLRGIESLVSWIEEDCYAILPKNARKNFELIRSRVQRLDALINGMLEYSHAGRFSQEKEIVDLNALLKEIIDNLAPPPHIEITVDTDLPVLRVYKAKITQVFLNLINNAVKYNDKDKGFINIGHRRTDGFYEFYVSDNGVGIPTEFHQKIFEIFQTLHSRDEIEGSGIGLAIVKKIVEKHGGEVWLESITNVGTSFYFTWPIETKV from the coding sequence ATGGCACTTAAGTCGAAGTTATTATTTTATTTTTTTTGTATCTCCATTTTATTCATAATTGTGGGTAGTATTTTTTACCTGCAATTAAGTAACCTGATAGAACCCCTTACGCCGCGAAGTATTCCGCTGAGCGTAGAAAAATTAGCGACAATAAAGGAAAACAGCGAATTAAAAAATAAATTAATAATCCAGCAATTGCAGCTCGACTTTAACCTGGAAAAATTCCTGACAACAAAAAAAAACATTTATCTGCAGCGTTATTACAAAAATTATTATACGTTCACCCACCTATTGAATGCCGCACATAAAGTGAATCCCTCACAATGGGCGAATTTAGAAACCCATTTCCTGAATATGCAGAACACGCAGGCTATAATTATCGAAAATATAAAAGAGGGTAAAAGTGATACAGCGCGAGAATTAATAGAAGGTTCTGAGTATACCTTGGCGACAAAAGAGTATCAGAATAAATTAAATATGTATTTTGATACGGCATCAACGCAATATGAAACCGCTGTTATTACAGTAAAATTAGCCACAAAAAATTCTCATCAAATTTTACAAAAAAGTTTAAGGACTACCTTAATTATTTTTCTCAATGCCGTATTAATTTCAATTGTTTTAATCATTGGTAGCGCGCAAACGTTAGTACAACCGATTAATGAATTACGAAGTAATATTGAAAATATGGATGTTGAAAAATTGAATTTAAAAATTAATCCTGTCTTATTGACCCAAGAAGATGAAATTGGCGATTTAGCTAGAGCTTTTGATAAATTATTTCATAACTTACGCGAAGTTACGGTGCTTCGCGATGAATTAATTGCGGAAGTAAAACGCCATAAAAAAACAGAAAAACAATTAAGAATCACTGCCTCACGATTAAAAGAATCCAATATTGAATTAGATCAGTTTTCTTATGCCGCCTCGCATGATCTGCGCACTCCTCTAAGAGGGATTGAAAGTCTTGTTTCATGGATTGAAGAAGATTGCTATGCGATTTTACCCAAAAACGCGCGCAAAAATTTTGAGCTCATTAGGAGTCGGGTACAACGATTAGATGCATTAATTAATGGAATGTTGGAATACTCACATGCAGGGCGCTTTTCCCAAGAAAAAGAGATTGTAGATCTTAACGCATTACTGAAAGAAATTATTGATAATCTCGCGCCTCCTCCCCATATCGAAATTACAGTGGATACCGATTTGCCTGTGTTAAGAGTATATAAAGCCAAAATTACCCAAGTATTTTTAAATCTAATTAATAATGCCGTCAAATATAATGATAAGGACAAAGGATTTATTAACATCGGGCATAGAAGGACAGATGGATTTTATGAGTTTTATGTTTCCGATAATGGAGTAGGAATACCCACTGAGTTTCATCAAAAAATCTTTGAAATTTTCCAAACTCTGCATTCCCGGGATGAAATTGAAGGTTCTGGAATAGGGCTGGCCATCGTTAAAAAAATTGTGGAAAAGCATGGAGGGGAAGTGTGGTTGGAGTCTATTACTAACGTAGGCACTTCTTTTTATTTCACCTGGCCTATTGAGACGAAAGTTTAA
- a CDS encoding mannose-1-phosphate guanylyltransferase/mannose-6-phosphate isomerase: MPSKIFPIILAGGSGTRLWPLSRKSFPKQFLRLQGQSSLLQQTVERAALLNVENLLIVSNEAHYFLCQEQLEAFSLDIHYLLEPCARNTAPAIAAAAHYIAREAGEEAILMILPSDHWFADSQAWSAAMQEAVEYAKKHSALVTFGIKPTSAKTGYGYIETEAVTGTAISPVRNFCEKPNEQTAHEFLAKGNYFWNSGMFVCKAGTYLAELKKFHSSMHQYAEEAVTNGDFHHDYFRLNAEYFAQCQDLSIDYAVMEKTDKAVMLPLNMQWSDLGCWTAVAEANITDEQGNAVHGKVIAKDSHDCLISSEDILVTTLGIRDQIIVATSDAVLVADKRYSQQVKEIVGSLGKEHQQLANEHLRVPRPWGFYEILAEGPTFKVKRLMIKPQAKISLQTHRFRAEHWVVVEGVAEVIKDEECLQLHANQSTYIPPNTKHRLSNMGDVPLFVIEVQSGTYLGEDDIVRFDDIYQRDNLLAPIR, from the coding sequence ATGCCAAGTAAAATTTTTCCTATTATTCTTGCGGGTGGTTCGGGAACGCGGTTATGGCCGTTGTCGCGCAAGAGCTTTCCCAAGCAATTTTTACGCTTGCAAGGGCAGTCTTCTTTACTGCAACAGACTGTGGAGAGAGCGGCTCTTTTAAATGTTGAAAACCTTCTTATAGTAAGTAATGAAGCACACTACTTTCTTTGCCAAGAACAATTAGAAGCATTTTCTTTAGATATTCATTATCTTTTAGAGCCTTGTGCCCGCAACACGGCTCCTGCTATTGCCGCTGCTGCTCATTATATAGCTCGCGAGGCAGGTGAAGAGGCAATATTGATGATTTTACCGTCCGACCATTGGTTTGCTGATAGTCAGGCTTGGTCCGCAGCTATGCAAGAAGCGGTGGAATATGCCAAGAAGCATTCAGCTTTAGTAACTTTTGGAATAAAGCCGACGAGTGCAAAAACCGGATATGGTTATATAGAAACGGAGGCTGTCACGGGAACCGCAATTTCTCCTGTACGCAATTTCTGTGAAAAACCAAATGAGCAAACAGCGCATGAATTTTTAGCCAAGGGAAATTACTTTTGGAATAGCGGCATGTTTGTTTGTAAAGCAGGAACTTATCTGGCTGAGCTTAAAAAATTTCATTCTTCAATGCACCAATATGCTGAAGAAGCGGTAACAAATGGTGATTTTCATCATGATTATTTTCGTCTTAATGCTGAATATTTTGCTCAATGCCAGGATCTTTCTATTGATTATGCGGTAATGGAAAAAACCGATAAAGCGGTGATGCTTCCTTTAAACATGCAGTGGAGTGATCTCGGTTGTTGGACCGCTGTAGCCGAAGCGAATATTACGGATGAACAAGGAAATGCAGTACATGGCAAAGTGATTGCAAAGGATAGTCATGATTGCTTAATTAGTAGTGAAGATATTCTGGTGACGACTTTAGGGATTCGTGATCAAATTATTGTAGCGACTTCTGATGCAGTATTAGTAGCTGATAAACGTTACTCGCAACAAGTAAAAGAAATAGTGGGTTCCTTGGGTAAAGAACATCAACAATTGGCTAATGAACATTTGCGCGTTCCCCGACCATGGGGCTTTTATGAAATCCTGGCAGAAGGCCCCACCTTTAAAGTCAAACGATTAATGATTAAACCCCAGGCGAAAATATCTTTGCAGACGCATCGATTTAGGGCGGAGCACTGGGTTGTTGTCGAAGGTGTGGCCGAAGTAATAAAAGATGAAGAATGCCTTCAACTTCATGCGAATCAGTCTACGTATATTCCCCCCAACACCAAACATAGGCTCAGTAATATGGGGGATGTGCCCCTTTTTGTGATTGAAGTACAAAGCGGCACTTATTTAGGGGAGGATGATATTGTACGATTTGATGATATTTATCAACGAGATAACTTGCTAGCGCCTATTCGTTAA
- the queC gene encoding 7-cyano-7-deazaguanine synthase QueC, whose protein sequence is MKKAVILLSGGLDSATCLAIAKQQGFACYALSFAYGQRHDFELEAAKKLAQSMHAVDHRIISLDIGQFGASALTDSSIVVEDYKGDNKIPVTYVPARNTVFLSIALSLAESINAFDIFIGANFIDYSGYPDCRPEYIEAFEKLANLATKAGVEGNQYTIHAPLLYLSKAEIIKTGTHLHVPYELTVSCYRLDKNGAACGKCDSCIFRARGFNEANIADPTHYF, encoded by the coding sequence ATGAAAAAAGCGGTTATTTTACTTTCCGGTGGTTTAGACTCTGCGACTTGTTTGGCTATTGCCAAGCAACAAGGCTTTGCTTGTTATGCATTGAGCTTTGCGTATGGGCAACGCCATGATTTTGAATTAGAAGCGGCTAAAAAATTAGCGCAATCCATGCATGCTGTGGACCATCGAATTATTTCCTTGGATATTGGCCAATTTGGTGCGTCTGCCTTAACTGACTCAAGTATAGTAGTGGAAGATTACAAGGGAGATAATAAAATTCCTGTAACTTACGTACCTGCACGTAATACGGTATTTTTATCCATTGCCTTAAGTTTGGCTGAGTCTATTAATGCTTTTGATATATTTATTGGTGCCAATTTTATAGATTATTCCGGTTATCCTGATTGTAGGCCAGAATACATTGAGGCGTTTGAGAAGCTGGCAAATCTTGCCACCAAAGCAGGAGTTGAAGGGAATCAATATACTATTCACGCACCGCTACTTTATTTAAGTAAAGCAGAAATTATTAAAACTGGAACGCATTTACATGTTCCCTATGAGCTGACAGTCTCTTGTTACCGACTGGACAAGAACGGTGCTGCCTGTGGAAAATGTGACAGCTGTATTTTTCGTGCCCGTGGTTTTAATGAGGCAAATATTGCAGATCCTACCCACTATTTTTGA
- a CDS encoding UbiX family flavin prenyltransferase yields MANKSIIIGISGSSGIIYGIRLLEVLKELAIDTHLVVSKAGQLTRSFETPLSANELKSLATYSYSPNDIAAKIASGSFQTLGMIIAPCSMRTLGEIANATPSSLLTRAADVILKERRKLVLLPREAPLHLVHLRNMVAVTEMGGIIFPPVPAFYQKPQTIAELVDDTVGRVLDLFAIKTNLVKRWGE; encoded by the coding sequence ATGGCAAACAAATCGATTATTATTGGTATAAGCGGCTCTTCAGGCATTATTTATGGCATACGACTCCTGGAGGTTTTAAAAGAGCTGGCGATAGATACCCATCTTGTGGTTAGTAAAGCGGGGCAACTAACTAGAAGTTTTGAAACCCCATTGAGTGCGAATGAGTTAAAATCCTTAGCTACCTATTCTTACTCCCCCAATGATATCGCTGCAAAAATAGCGAGTGGGTCTTTTCAAACCTTAGGAATGATTATTGCTCCCTGTTCCATGCGCACGCTAGGAGAAATAGCCAATGCTACCCCCAGTAGCCTATTAACCCGGGCTGCGGATGTGATATTGAAAGAGCGAAGGAAATTGGTATTGCTCCCGCGGGAAGCCCCTTTGCATCTTGTCCATTTACGTAATATGGTAGCCGTGACAGAAATGGGCGGAATCATATTCCCCCCTGTACCTGCATTTTACCAAAAGCCACAAACAATAGCGGAATTGGTGGATGATACAGTAGGAAGAGTGCTTGATTTATTTGCTATAAAGACAAATTTAGTGAAAAGATGGGGGGAATAA
- the metG gene encoding methionine--tRNA ligase has product MTTKRKLLVTNALPYANGNLHLGHMVEHIQTDIWVRTHKMMGIECISVCGEDAHGTPIMLKAEQLGISPEQLTAQIRESHEKDFKAFTINYDAYHTTHSEENKQLAELIYNRLNARGDIVRKNIRQAFDPVKEMFLPDRYVKGTCPKCKAPDQYGDNCEVCGSTYSPTDLIDAVSAISGAKPIEKESEHYFFDLPRYEQLLKEWTRKGHLQEEVANKLDEWFAQGLKQWDISRDAPYFGFKIPGCTDKYFYVWMDAPIGYMASFKKYCQETGIHFDDFWGKDSDVELYHFVGKDIVYFHALFWPALLAGSDHRLPTAVYTHGFLTIDGQKMSKSRGTFIEAGTYLKHLHPEYLRYYFAAKLNGRVDDLDLSFDDFINRVNADLVGKIVNIASRCAGFINKRFNNQLAQELHNQALYDDILSKREGIVSAYVERDYARAIRLIMECADKVNQYIDTHKPWVLAKEPDKEKDVQIICTQGLNLYRLLITYLKPVVPQIAQASEAFLNCEPLTWDNMTTPLLAHTINPFTPLITRVEKEKINAVITDSKPK; this is encoded by the coding sequence ATGACGACAAAGCGCAAATTATTAGTTACCAATGCCCTCCCTTATGCCAATGGCAATTTACACTTGGGCCATATGGTGGAACATATTCAAACTGATATTTGGGTAAGAACGCATAAAATGATGGGGATAGAATGTATTAGTGTGTGCGGTGAAGATGCACATGGCACCCCTATTATGCTAAAAGCAGAGCAACTGGGCATTAGCCCTGAGCAGTTGACTGCACAAATCAGGGAAAGCCATGAAAAGGATTTTAAAGCATTTACTATTAATTATGATGCTTATCACACCACGCACTCCGAAGAAAATAAGCAATTGGCAGAGTTGATTTATAATCGTCTAAATGCCCGGGGGGATATTGTACGGAAAAATATTCGTCAGGCTTTTGATCCTGTCAAAGAAATGTTTTTACCCGATCGCTATGTCAAAGGCACCTGCCCGAAATGCAAAGCACCTGATCAATATGGTGATAATTGTGAAGTATGTGGATCAACGTATTCTCCCACCGATTTAATTGACGCGGTGTCCGCTATTTCTGGCGCCAAACCCATAGAAAAAGAATCCGAACACTATTTCTTTGATCTTCCGCGCTATGAACAATTACTAAAGGAATGGACCCGCAAAGGACATTTGCAAGAAGAAGTGGCAAATAAATTGGATGAGTGGTTTGCCCAGGGGTTAAAACAATGGGATATCTCCCGCGATGCGCCTTATTTTGGTTTTAAAATTCCGGGGTGTACTGATAAATATTTTTATGTGTGGATGGACGCCCCCATTGGTTACATGGCCAGCTTTAAAAAATACTGCCAAGAAACCGGCATACATTTTGATGATTTCTGGGGTAAAGATTCTGACGTGGAGCTATACCATTTCGTTGGAAAAGATATTGTTTATTTCCATGCCTTATTTTGGCCGGCATTACTGGCAGGAAGTGATCACAGGTTACCAACGGCTGTATATACCCATGGTTTTTTAACCATTGATGGGCAAAAAATGTCTAAATCCCGTGGTACTTTTATTGAGGCGGGCACCTATTTAAAACATCTGCATCCAGAGTATTTACGCTATTATTTTGCGGCAAAGTTAAACGGCAGAGTGGATGATTTAGATTTAAGCTTTGATGATTTTATCAATCGGGTGAATGCCGACTTAGTAGGGAAAATTGTTAATATCGCTAGCCGTTGCGCCGGATTTATCAATAAACGTTTCAATAATCAATTGGCGCAAGAATTACATAATCAGGCACTGTATGATGATATTTTAAGTAAGCGAGAAGGTATTGTTAGCGCGTATGTTGAGCGCGATTATGCGCGTGCTATCCGTTTAATTATGGAATGCGCTGACAAAGTGAATCAATACATTGATACCCATAAACCCTGGGTTTTAGCAAAAGAGCCGGACAAAGAAAAGGACGTGCAAATCATTTGCACCCAAGGACTTAATTTGTATCGCTTGTTAATAACCTATTTAAAACCGGTTGTTCCACAAATCGCCCAAGCATCTGAAGCGTTTTTAAACTGTGAACCACTAACTTGGGACAACATGACAACGCCATTACTGGCTCATACTATTAATCCATTTACACCATTAATAACACGGGTAGAAAAAGAAAAAATTAATGCCGTCATTACGGATAGCAAACCCAAATGA
- a CDS encoding RnfABCDGE type electron transport complex subunit B — translation MISVDEIEQILPQTQCGECGFKGCRPYAEALVQGHAPIDRCPPGGVETVQLLGTALSVNPEPYLQHVRENTRPPALATIREAECVGCTKCIQACPVDAIIGSAKVMHAIINHECTGCGLCVEPCPVDCIDIVEVPQALYNKNEAHSRYHAKQIRILREEHEKQQAYREKKKLAVATHKVDDKAAKQAFILQALARSQNKRHE, via the coding sequence ATGATTAGTGTTGATGAAATTGAACAAATCTTACCGCAAACCCAATGTGGAGAATGCGGGTTTAAGGGCTGCCGACCCTATGCGGAGGCTTTGGTACAAGGCCATGCCCCTATTGATCGGTGCCCGCCTGGAGGCGTAGAAACGGTTCAATTGTTGGGTACCGCGTTAAGTGTAAACCCCGAGCCATATTTACAACATGTCCGAGAGAATACACGGCCTCCCGCTCTTGCAACTATACGCGAAGCAGAGTGCGTTGGCTGTACCAAATGCATTCAAGCGTGTCCTGTAGATGCCATTATTGGCAGTGCCAAGGTCATGCATGCCATTATTAATCATGAATGTACCGGTTGCGGCCTTTGCGTAGAGCCCTGCCCTGTAGATTGTATTGATATAGTGGAAGTTCCCCAGGCTTTATATAATAAAAATGAGGCCCATTCTCGTTATCATGCCAAGCAAATTAGAATCTTACGTGAGGAACATGAGAAACAACAGGCTTACCGCGAAAAGAAAAAATTAGCAGTAGCAACACATAAGGTAGATGATAAAGCTGCCAAGCAAGCTTTTATTTTACAAGCATTGGCGAGAAGCCAAAATAAACGCCATGAATAA
- the nth gene encoding endonuclease III gives MNKAKRHAIFARFQAQNPAPTTELNYHTTFELLIAVMLSAQATDISVNKATAKLFPVANTPEKILALGENGLKDYIKTIGLFNSKAANVIKTCKLLIDRHQGEVPHTLEELEALPGVGRKTANVVLNTAFHQPTIPVDTHVFRVSNRTGIAKGKTPLEVEKGLLKNVEKEFLQHAHHWLILHGRYICTARKPGCPECIIQDLCEYKNKTK, from the coding sequence ATGAATAAAGCAAAACGCCATGCAATTTTTGCCCGCTTTCAAGCGCAAAATCCAGCGCCGACCACTGAACTTAATTACCATACTACTTTCGAACTCTTAATTGCAGTAATGCTGTCAGCACAAGCAACAGATATAAGTGTTAATAAAGCAACCGCTAAACTTTTCCCTGTGGCCAACACGCCAGAAAAAATACTTGCTTTAGGAGAAAACGGCCTTAAAGACTACATTAAAACAATTGGCCTTTTTAATTCTAAAGCAGCAAATGTAATAAAAACCTGCAAATTGCTCATAGATCGCCACCAAGGAGAAGTTCCTCATACATTAGAAGAATTGGAAGCATTACCTGGTGTTGGGCGAAAAACTGCCAATGTGGTTCTTAATACCGCGTTTCATCAACCTACCATTCCAGTTGATACCCATGTGTTCCGCGTTTCTAATCGCACGGGTATTGCTAAAGGAAAAACTCCTTTAGAGGTAGAAAAAGGCTTACTAAAAAATGTAGAAAAAGAATTTCTGCAACACGCGCACCATTGGCTCATTCTCCATGGCAGATACATTTGCACCGCGAGAAAACCAGGGTGTCCTGAGTGTATAATCCAAGATTTATGTGAGTACAAAAATAAAACAAAGTAG